Part of the Pyricularia oryzae 70-15 chromosome 3, whole genome shotgun sequence genome, CAATGCGGTTGCGTTCAGAACAAGAGAGACATAGCCCGGCTCGAGGCAGCAAATTGTTGATATTGATTGACTAATATCACGGAATGCTTTCGACGTAAGAGATCTTTTTGCTCAGATGATATAGGCAGTGAAGTGAGGGGCTTTGTGTGCGTGTGGATGTTAACTCATGACTACTATGGGGTAGGTGAGTGTTAGTATTTGATAAAAACGAACTGGGTCAGATCCAAATTGgatagcaaaaaaaaaaaaaaaaaaaagaacagaaGAATTTGAATCCGAATTCGATCCTGCAATTCACGAATTCAATTGTAGCTGGGTGGAGTAAGTTAAGGTGCCAAGGGTGCCTATAGCTGAATGTCACATATCGTAGTAGGGTGCTCGGTTGATTGCAACATCACAACCCATAGGCGCGGCTGTCGGGGCCGACACCCATACACGTGCAATCACGCAATGGCACCAGAAGCAATGGCTTCATTATTAGACATGAAACTCCTCTCCGTGGGGACAACTTTGACTACCCTTCATCTTTTCAGTGTCAGTAAGATATTCAGAGACGACGAATTTCTTTGATCAAAACCGATTTGCGCTACCTATGGTTGTGTCGAAGCCCGATGGCCCTTCCGAAATACACGCTCTGGGTATCAGGACTCTCTTTCACCAGGCAGCATACATCTACCCTATATACAACTATACACCAATTTCATGACGGTCATTTCCTACACCCAGCCTTCAGGGCCTGTTCCATTCCACCAACCCCAAGTCCAGGCTCGCGACACCGACCCGAATGCTTTTGGTCATTCACTCCAACCCAGATACCTACTCAAGGCGTTTACCATACTCGGAAAAGTTTGGGCATTTCTTGATATGGCTACTCTTGCCCGTGGACTCGGTGAAGATGTTGCAGCCGCCTTTGGCGACGTTGGGTGGCGTGTACACTATCTCGACAGTCAAGATCAGAGCCGCAAAGACGCCCCTCAAGAGAAGGTTCAATCGCCTACGAAATCAACAAACAGCCAACACTTACGGTGCAAGGACACAGCGAAGTCGCTACCCTTATTCCAGACACGGTGGACGCCAAGCTCGTCTGCCATGTACGCCACCGCGTTCTCTTTATATGTCTTTTCGGATATGACCTTCATCGGCTGCTCGATATTGGGTTTCGGGAAGTCGTATCGGGTCTCGGTTAATTCGCCCCGGAGGATCTTCATCAGGCAATGAGCATTGCCGTGGTCGTGGATCGGGCTTCCTTTGCCAGGACTCCAGACAAGAACGAGCTGTTCAATTAAGAAGGCTCGTCAGCTCTGGGGCGCCACTACATGAGGGAAGACTTGCAAACCCAACTTACCAAGTTGCTCTTCCCATTGCCTTCATCGACGAGGTTACGAGTGTAGCCTCTGGTATTATCTCCCATCGCAAATTTTTGCCAGCCACACTCGTCGGCCTTGTATTCTTCCATCAGCCACTTCAGGTAGTTGACATCGACATCATCAGAAGTCAAGCCCGAGGAAGGTCCAAGACCATCTTTCAGGTCTAATACGAGATCACCGAAAGTCTTGGGTGGGCTGAGAGGTGGGCTGAGTATTTGACCCGACAATCCCGTGATGGCAGGAGCGTGGATAGTTTGGACAGCAGACATTTTGTTTGTTATTCTCGAGTGAGAAACCAGGTGGGATAGGCTTGCTATGGATTCAAAAAGGTAACCAAGATTGGTCGAAGGTGCACAAGACGGTTGTTATGGATAGAACTTGAGAGGATTGTTGAAAAGAAGATAGGACCGACTGTTTCGTTTCTACTGACAATTGGCAATCAGCTCTGTACAGATATGCTGGAGCAAAGTTGCGGTGTCTCGACTGGACTCGCATGACCTTCGATCGGCTCGTATTTGACAAGTGCAGTGCGAACACGGAACCAGTTTTGGCGGTGGGGCAGGTCCCGTGCAGAGAGTAACAGGGCCTCCCTCATACGACAGACATCTTTTCGACGACACATCCTTGCGACCCAACAAAGGCAGTTTGGCAGCCAAATTGCAACGCAAAAAGAGATGCACTCACTCTGGTTTCCCTTCAAATATCCCAGACCATGGGCGTCAA contains:
- a CDS encoding cysteine dioxygenase, which produces MSAVQTIHAPAITGLSGQILSPPLSPPKTFGDLVLDLKDGLGPSSGLTSDDVDVNYLKWLMEEYKADECGWQKFAMGDNTRGYTRNLVDEGNGKSNLLVLVWSPGKGSPIHDHGNAHCLMKILRGELTETRYDFPKPNIEQPMKVISEKTYKENAVAYMADELGVHRVWNKGSDFAVSLHLYTPPNVAKGGCNIFTESTGKSSHIKKCPNFSEYGKRLE